In the genome of Streptomyces pactum, one region contains:
- a CDS encoding phosphocholine-specific phospholipase C produces MASDISRRRLFALGAGAAGGAAAASLLPPSLQAALAAQPTPPEGGLEAVEHVVLLMQENRSFDHYFGMLRGVRGFGDRNAVRLPGGGDIFHQPAPGGGTVLPFAARDAAAAQHKDLQYVGQLDHSWAGGARAWNGGWMNNWIAAKGAATMVHFQREDIPFHYELADTFTICDAYHSAIHTSTSPNRNYWVSGTTGYEANGRRAVGNDAYAEDTHPGYGWTTAAEILQRAGVSWRVYQEWDNYQDNNIEFYRPFKEVARKALAGLGHRSTNSFYTEVLKATGDRRKRLLDGLEEGLRTLDAGERELFERGLRRVTGGTLADAFRADVEAGTLPRVSYLVPSALDSEHPGPSTPAHSATLTYRILDALASRPEVWRKTAVFLTYDENDGFFDHVVPPNPPAGAAGEWWDGKPLGLGVRVPMLIISPWTVGGYVCSEVFDHTSANRFLERWLGIEVPGISDWRRTVCGDLTGAFDFGGSAAPQSLHRPAPVTPDNGHWTPVPPADQRMPRQEPGTRPARPLPYQPEVSGAYEPKEGVMRLVLTNSGTRSAHLTLFPYAGEYPAPQHRDAAAGEVTTWEVPVTGGAYDFTVTGPNGFRREFRGTADGAAAGLRVRGTIDARRRVLRLAVTNTGRRPVRLTLRPLAYVADPDARERTVTVRGRSTRSVDFATREGRGWYDLALTAEGDPGFHRRLAGHIENGRPSVSG; encoded by the coding sequence GCCGCCGTCGCTGCAGGCCGCGCTGGCCGCCCAGCCCACCCCGCCGGAGGGCGGGCTGGAGGCCGTCGAGCACGTGGTGCTGCTGATGCAGGAGAACCGTTCCTTCGATCACTACTTCGGCATGCTGCGCGGCGTCCGCGGCTTCGGCGACCGCAACGCCGTACGGCTCCCCGGCGGCGGTGACATCTTCCACCAGCCGGCGCCCGGCGGCGGGACCGTGCTGCCGTTCGCCGCCCGGGACGCCGCCGCGGCGCAGCACAAGGACCTCCAGTACGTCGGCCAGCTCGACCACTCCTGGGCGGGCGGCGCCCGCGCCTGGAACGGCGGGTGGATGAACAACTGGATCGCGGCCAAGGGAGCCGCCACCATGGTCCACTTCCAGCGCGAGGACATCCCGTTCCACTACGAGCTGGCCGACACCTTCACCATCTGCGACGCCTACCACTCCGCCATCCACACCTCCACCAGCCCCAACCGCAACTACTGGGTGAGCGGCACCACGGGGTACGAGGCGAACGGCCGCCGGGCGGTCGGCAACGACGCCTACGCCGAGGACACCCACCCCGGGTACGGCTGGACCACCGCCGCCGAGATCCTCCAGCGCGCCGGGGTGAGCTGGCGCGTCTACCAGGAGTGGGACAACTACCAGGACAACAACATCGAGTTCTACCGGCCGTTCAAGGAGGTCGCCCGGAAGGCGCTGGCCGGGCTGGGCCACCGCAGCACCAACAGCTTCTACACCGAGGTGCTCAAGGCCACCGGCGACCGGCGGAAGCGGCTGCTGGACGGGCTGGAGGAGGGCCTGCGCACGCTGGACGCCGGTGAGCGGGAGCTGTTCGAGCGCGGGCTGCGGCGGGTGACCGGGGGCACACTGGCGGACGCCTTCCGGGCCGACGTCGAGGCCGGCACGCTGCCCCGGGTCTCCTACCTGGTGCCGTCCGCGCTGGACTCCGAGCACCCCGGCCCGTCCACCCCGGCGCACAGCGCCACCCTCACCTACCGCATCCTCGACGCCCTGGCCTCCCGGCCCGAGGTGTGGCGGAAGACCGCGGTGTTCCTCACCTACGACGAGAACGACGGCTTCTTCGACCACGTGGTGCCGCCGAACCCGCCCGCCGGAGCGGCCGGGGAGTGGTGGGACGGCAAGCCGCTGGGGCTGGGCGTGCGGGTGCCGATGCTGATCATCTCCCCGTGGACGGTCGGCGGCTACGTCTGCTCGGAGGTGTTCGACCACACCTCCGCCAACCGCTTCCTGGAGCGCTGGCTGGGCATCGAGGTGCCCGGCATCTCCGACTGGCGGCGGACCGTCTGCGGCGACCTGACCGGCGCCTTCGACTTCGGCGGCAGCGCCGCCCCGCAGTCCCTGCACCGGCCCGCGCCGGTCACCCCGGACAACGGGCACTGGACCCCGGTGCCGCCCGCCGACCAGCGCATGCCGCGCCAGGAACCGGGCACCCGGCCGGCCCGCCCGCTGCCGTACCAGCCGGAGGTCTCCGGGGCGTACGAGCCGAAGGAGGGGGTGATGCGGCTGGTGCTGACCAACAGCGGCACCCGCAGCGCGCACCTGACGCTCTTCCCCTACGCGGGCGAGTACCCGGCGCCGCAGCACCGGGACGCCGCGGCCGGCGAGGTCACCACCTGGGAGGTGCCGGTCACCGGCGGCGCCTACGACTTCACGGTGACCGGCCCGAACGGCTTCCGCCGCGAGTTCCGGGGCACCGCGGACGGCGCCGCGGCCGGGCTGCGGGTGCGCGGCACCATCGACGCCCGCCGGCGGGTGCTGCGCCTGGCCGTGACCAACACGGGGCGGCGGCCGGTGCGGCTCACCCTCCGGCCGCTGGCCTACGTCGCCGACCCGGACGCCCGGGAGCGCACCGTCACGGTCCGGGGCCGCTCCACCCGGAGCGTGGACTTCGCCACCCGGGAGGGGCGGGGCTGGTACGACCTCGCGCTGACCGCCGAGGGCGATCCGGGCTTCCACCGCCGGCTGGCCGGCCACATCGAGAACGGGCGCCCCTCGGTCAGCGGCTGA